The Candidatus Thiothrix anitrata genome includes the window AGTGGCGCAAGATTGCGTGCGGTTTTTCGACAGATTCACGTCAGAAAACAGCTTTTCGCCCAAGGCGGCTTTGGTATTAAGGGGAGGATTAGCGGCAATGGCAGTTGATGCCAAGCACAATAAGCAGAAAAAAAGAAGGCGCATGGTGTGGCTTTCAGTGATTGCAAAGCCTGCAATATAAATGAGAATGCTTTACATCACAATATGGAAAATCCCTGTTTGGGTAATGCGCCGCATCCGAAGACCGCGTGTGCCTCAACAGAAGATCGGAGGAAACTTACATCTGTGACTGTAAATAGTTCTGCAAGCCGATTTTGTTAATCAAACCCAGTTGCTTTTCCAAATAATAAGCGTGATCTTGCTCGGTATCATCCAGTTGGCTACGCAGCATTTCACGGGTAACGTAATCTTGCTCTTCTTCGCAGATTTTCATCGCCGCCTTCAGCGCACCGACCACATGGTATTCCAGCGCAAGGTCATTCTTAAACATGCTGGGCACATCGGAACCCACATTCAGGCTGTCTTGATTGTTCAGATCCGGCACACCTTCGAGGAAGAGGATACGGCGAATAATGGCATCGGCATGGGCACTTTCTTCCTGACGTTCATGCTCGTAATGTTCGTACAGCTTGCTCAAACCCCAGTCGTCACACATGCGCGAATGGATAAAATATTGGTCGCGTGCTGCCAACTCCCCCGCCAACAGGGTTTTCAGCACGTCAATAACGCGGTCGTTGCCTTTCATAATGTCGTCTCCTTATGCGTTCATCATGGATTGTAAATAATCGGGCAAACCGGCATTCTGGATTGCCCATTGCTGGGATTCGAGCCAGTCGATTTGCTCTTCTTCCTCTTCAAGGATTTCTTGCAGCATGTCGCGGGTCACGTAATCCTGCGCTTGTTCGCACGCCGCAATCACGCTGCGCAATTCCGCCACCACTTCACCCGCTAAACGCAAGTCGTTGGCGATGATTTCCGGCACATCTTCACCAAGATACAGCTTGCCAAGGTCTTGCAGATTCGGCAGTGCTTCAAGGAACAGGATGCGCTCGATCAGCTCATCCGCCTGTTTCATGGCTTTAATGGAACGCTTGTATTCGTGCTTGTTGAAACCTTCCAAGCCCCAGTTTTTACACATGCGGGCGTGCAGGAAGTATTGGTTAATCGCGGTCAACTGGCTACGTAGCACCAGATTCAGCGAACGGTTAATGTCGGGGTTTCCTTTCATCGCTATCTCCTATTTGTGTGATTTATTTGCGTGAAGGTCAATCCTACCGTTCAGTGAGTCTTGGAGCAATTACATATTTTCTTTGTGTAACAATAACTTAAGTAACAATTATCAAAATCATTTCCAATAACACCGATTTCCCTTGCCAAAATAAATGAGAATCAATACTATTATAGACAAGTCGCTCTCCTAATTACGCAAGCCACCCTTCCTGTTAGCCAGCGTGTTTTTTACACCCGACACCAGAGGATTGGTCATGACCTACTTGCACTCCATTTTCAAATCCAAGGATATGGCGTTGGCACTGGCAGTGGATCGCGTCATCCGCAACCGCCGCACACGGAAAGTGTTAGGCCACCTGCATTCCCCGCCGTTATTCCCACGGTTTCACTGAAAAAGTCGAAGAAGCCGTGCGTATCGCGGGTTGGGCACCGTTTCATTTCCCGCCAACAAAATTCACCGTCAGAATGAACTCGATTCGTGTGTCCCTTGGCGTTTTTACGCGCTGGATCAAGCCAGTTGCCTGACGCTTGCACATTGTCTGCTGGATAACGGTGCGGGCAATGTGACCGAAGATTCCACCATTATCCGCATGTTAGCCGCTGCCGGGTCGGTGGTGTTAAGCACATGGCTGCCTGAGCCAGACCACAGCAGCAAAGCGCAACACATGAACGAAGAACACCTTGCGGGTACTGCCGCCGCCGTCCAAAACCTGTTACTGGCTGGCGAAGCGCGTGATTTGCAAACCTATTGGTCTAGCGGTGGTGTATTAGCCTCCAGCGAGTGTTTCAAACTGTGTGGCATTCCCACAGAACAAAAATTACTGGGTGCAATTTTTATGTTCCCGCCCAAGCAGACAGCACCGCTGACATTCACGAAGGCAAATTGCGCAACCAACGCGGCACACCGGATAGCTGGCGCACGTGGGTATCACTGAGTCAACCACAGGAGCAAGCCGCATGAATTCATTCCGTTTTGGCATTGAACACGAAGTCGCGTTTTACCGCGCTGACGGCAAATTCGCCGATTTCACCAACACTCGCTTTGAAGATTTCCAGCAAATCGTTGATCGCTTGCCAGAATACCCCAGTGATGCCGAGCATTTGCGCAGTGGCGATGCGGGTATCCGCCGTAAACGTTGGTACATCGAAGGTTACGAACGCTTCAACGAAGATGGCACACTGCGGACTTGCATCCCAAAGGCGTCGAAATCCGCACCACCATTCACACCAGCATTCAAAGCGTGTTGAACGAATTGCAGGACAGTTACACCCTTTTGCAAGAGATGGCGGCACGTTATGGCTATCGCCCTGCCCAGTGAGCTTCAACCCAGAACAGGTAAAATTCACCCCCAACCCACCTCTGAATGCGTTTGAGCGCGAACAACAGCGCAACGAATCGCCCGAAGAACGCGATACTGCCCATATCCCCATGCTCACGTATGGCCCTGACCTGAGCTTGTCGCAACCGGGTATGAATAGTGCGGCAATGATCGACGCTGCCAGCAAACTGACGTATTACAGCCCGTTTATTGTGCCTTTCAGTTTCAACTCGCCCTTTTATGCGGGGGAAATTTGGTCAGGTTTGTCGATCCGCACATGGAAACGTACCGGCGCACGCCCCGCCACCTTGGTGTTTCCACCCGATAGCGGACATTTGCTGCATTCCAATCCAACTTTGACCAAAGCACCGCGCCATCCGGCAGAAGCAGGACGGATTGAGTTCAAAGCGTTTGATTCCAGCAGTGATTTCACCTTGTATGGCACACTGTTTGCATTGCTGAAAGGGCTGATGCTGGATAATAGCTTGCCGGGGCGAGCCATTGTGCCGAATGCGCACCAGCATCAAGTGGCAGCGATGCAGGCATTTGATAACCCCTTGATTTTCAAGTTTGCATGGCAAGCACTTCACGCCGCTGATCGGGCATTGGGCAATGACCCTGACCATCAATTGCTGGAACCGCTGTTTGATATGCTGCAACGCAAACGCACACCCGCACATGAGTTGCTGGAGATGCGCTTGTGCGCATGACTTTGCTATTGGAAACCTCATGGAAATTTGAAGCCGTTTTGCCATAAGAAGCCAACTTTGTTGACCAATCTCAATGCCAAATCAAAACTGCTATGAGACGCTATCAGCCGTCACATTAATTTCACGGCAAGCCACTCCTATTCCGGGATAGCCAGCTGAATAACAACCCCGCTGTCATGGAGTACGGCAATGTTATTGGTTGGTCTCGCACCCACAAAGGGGAGCGCATGGCAGCCATCCCCAACCTCAACTTCGACACCGCTGCCCTGCTGCGCCTGCGCCAGCACCTCAACATTGTCCACCACATTCCCGGACGCATTCGCTTGCGCCTTGGCATGGCTTTGTGGAGCAGCAGCGCACAACTTGACCGCAACCAGTTCCAACGCCTGCTCGACGGGCTGGAAGGCATCCGCGATGTACGCATCAACCCAGCGGTCGCCTCTGTCACCATTGAATACAACCCCAAACACATTCCCCCAACGACTGGGAAACGCTGCTGCATGGCGACGACCAAGCCGCCAGCACCTTATTGGATGACTGGCTAAGGCGTCACGCCCAGTTGTTACACGACACCTTCATGCACAAGGAGTAAACAATGAACGAACCAACAATGCCAACCAAGGCATGAACCCGGCGGAGGCCACCACTATGATGGACGGCGAAGCCCCGCAGGACAAGGCAAGGCAAGCCCGCAAGCAAGGCGGCAACCCGGAAGCGCAAGGCTTGTACCAACAAGCGGCTGCTCAACAATCCGCACCGCAAATGCCCTATCCACCTCAACAGCCTTACCCCTACGGTTACGCGGCACAACCTGTGTATGGGCAAGCACCCGGCATGGGACAAATGTACGGTCAATACGCCGCCCACCGCCGCCGCCACCTGCCCGACCCTCCGGTCTGAACCAGATGGTGCAAGATATGACCAGCGGCACACCCGGTCTTTCCAGCCTCACCAAACTGATCGACTTCGACGACAAGGATTTCTGGAAAGGCGCATTGGTCGGTGCTGCCGCCGTGCTGCTACTCACTAATAGCGGCGTACAACGCGCCCTGTTCCGGGAGCGGTCAAAACCCGCGATGCCGCCGAAGATGGGGTGGAAAAGGTCAAAGAAGGCGTCAGTAAAGTGAAAGAAACCGTGCAAAAAGCCGCCAGCAAGGAGAATGACGATGAGTGATCATTACCCCGTCGCGCAAAACCAGATGCAATACCCGCAAACCGCGCAGAATCCGGTTCCCACTTGTTCCCTCAGTGCGCTTGCCAATATGGCTATTGCAGGTGCGGTCATTGGTGGTTCTGCCGCTGCGGCTAAAAATTTACGGCGCGTCCAACAAGAAGAAATCCAATCACGCGAAGCCCTGATTGATACCGGCAAAACCGCACTTTCCAGCGCAGTTGCCACAGCGGCTGCTACTGCTGCCGCCACCACGGTTGCTGGTGTGGTTTCCCATGCAGTGGCTGACCGGAGCTGTTGCGCTTGGCAGTGATGCTTGGTGTCGGCACAGCCGTGCTGTACGGCCTGAATCGCTGGACAGAAAACAACGGCGCGTAACCCCCATTCACAAGGAAGCAGATCATGAATCATCAACACGCAATGTATCCCACTCAACCGCAAGAACCCGCGCAAGATACTACGCAGCAACCGCCACAAAACATGGCGCAACCACAAGCTGCTATGCCGCAACAGGCTTACTACCCACAGCAACCCGTTGCCTACGGTTATCCGGCTTACCAGCGTATTACCCACAGCAAGCGATGCCCACACCTGCCCCGCAAGCCAGCTTTCTCAACGAACGCTTTGTCAAAGGTGTGCTGATTGGAGCCGCTGCTGCTTACATCCTTACCAATGAAAACGTGCAGCGCACCGCCATCAAAAGTGCAGTCAAAGCATGGAGCTTATTGCAAGGCGGCGTAGAAGAACTGAAAGAACGCTTTCAGGATGCTGAAGCCGAAATCCGCGCCGAAGCGGGCGACGAATAAAGGATTGAACGATGGCTAAGCTCGTTGTATTGCACGAAACCCCGGCACGTTTGCGGGTACGCCTGCCTGCGCTGGCAGAACGGGATTTTAACCCGGTAGGGCTGGAATCCTGGCTGGAATCCCAACAGGGCATTAAAGATGTGCGCATCAACCTGAAAGCCGCCAGTGTAGCCGTTGATTTTGACCCGACCTGTACCGGGCGTAGTGCCATCCTGACACGCTTGTCAGCCTTCCGCAGCTCACAAGTCGGTGAGGCACGTGGGCAAAGCAATAGCACCGTCACCGACATTGCCCCGTTGGTCAGCAGTGCGGCAACACTTGCCTTGATGCCATTCCTCACACCTGCGCAACGCCGCACCCTCAGCATTGCTGATGCGGCTCCCACCTTGCTTAACGGGCTGGATACCTTCATCCATCACGGCATCGAGATGGAAGTGCTGGATGCGCTCGCCATCGGGCTGGCGGGTTTCAAGGGTGAAGCCTACAGCGCCAGCATTACCACGTTCCTGCTGGCTTTGGGCGAATACCTCGAACACCAGACTGAGCGCAAATCTGACAAACTACTGCGGCGTTTGTTACAGCCCGAACCTGCTCCGGCGTGGGTAGAACGTGAGGGTGAACTGGTAAAAATCCCCGGCACTGAAGTCAAGGTCGGTGAAATCGTGGTCGTCGGCATTGGCGAAACCGTTCCCGTGAACAGGCAGCGTGGTCGAAGGCGTTGCCCTGCTCAATCAGGCAGCCGTGACTGGCGAAGATTTGCCAGTACGCAAGGAACAACGCCATCGCGTCGTCGCAGGCAGCGTGGTGGAAGAAGGCCGCATCCGCATCGAAGCCCAGCGGGTCGGCTCTGACACCACCACCGCACGGGTTGCCAATTTCATCCAGTCATCACTGGAAAGCCGTTCCGATACCCAACGCATGGCGGATGAACTCGCCGACAAGCGCGTGTGGTTTACCCTGATCACCGGCGGGCTGGTGTATGCCGTCACCCGCGACCTCACCCGTTTGCAATCGGTGTTTTGGTGGATTATTCCTGCGCCCTCAAGTTGGGTACACCCATGGCGTTCAAGTCCGGTTTGTACCGCGCCGCCACCCACGGGGTATTGATGCGCGGCGGCAGTGCCATTGAACATCTGGCGGAAGTTGACACCATCGTCTTCGACAAAACTGGCACACTGACCCACAGCGAACTGGTCGTGACTGACGTGGTGGTGCTGGACAAATCCCATCTGGATGAAGATGCATTGCTGGCACTGGTGGCCTCCATCGAGGAACACGCCAGCCACCCACTGGCACAAGCAGTCGTGGATGCTGCCAAGGAACGCGACCTCCAGCACATTACTCACGGCGAAATTGACTATCTGGTGGCGCACGGCCTCACCACCGATGTAGACGGCAAACGTGTCGTCATCGGCAGTCGCCACTTTCTGGAAGAACACCACAACATCCTGTTCGCCAAACACGAAACCGCCATCGACCGGCTTCAGGACGAAGGCAAGACCCTGCTGTACGTGGGTGCGGCGGCGCAAGGGCGTAAAGTGGCAAAACCCATCGGCATTGTCGCCTTGCGTGACACCCTGCGGGCGGATGCGGTGTACGCCATCAACCGCTTGCGCAGCCTCGGCATTACCCAAGCGATCATGATCACGGGTGACAAACGCAGCAAGGCCGAAGCACTGGCAGCCGAACTGGGGCTGGACGCAGTACACGCCGAAGTCGCCCCGGAAGAAAAAGCCGCCATCATCCAGCAATTGCAGGCGCAAGGCCGCAAGGTAGCCTTCGTCGGCGACGGCATTAACGACGGCCCAGCATTGTCGGTAGCGGAAGTCGGCATTGCCATGCCACGCGGAGCGGACATTGCCCGCGCCACCGCCGACATCGTGCTGATGGATGACAGGCTGGCAGCAGTCGCCGATGCCCGCGAACTGGCAGGACGCACCATGAAACTGATCCGCAGCAATTTCAACATTGCGGTCGGGGTAAATACTGCGGTGCTGGCAGGTGCAGTGCTGGGCAAGCTATCGCCAGTCATGAGCGCGGTGCTGCATAACGGCACAACCATTGGCGTATTGCTACGCTCGCTGGTTGGTGTGGATATAGACGGATTGGCGGACAATAAGCAAGCAAAACGGCGTTGAAGCCATAAAAGCTGTGACGGGATATGGTTTTTATTGTTATTGAATGATAGTAATAATCATTTGGCAAGCAAGTGTTAAACGAGGAAGCAACCATGACAGCCATTGATTACATGCACCACACTCCCGGTCGCCTGCGCCTGAAAGGCCGCCATTTCAATTGCCACGGTGTCACCGCCCGCCGTGCCGTGACCGCATTGGAAGCCACGCCCGGTGTTGAGACGGTCAAATTCAACAAACATGCGGGTAGCCTGACCGTGCATTACGACCCACAACGGCTGACCCACGAAGAACTGATAAACACGTTGGAAATTGCCGGGTGTATCCGCACCCCAGCAGTATCCAGACACACAATGCGCCACCCGCCGCAGCCAGTGAAAAAGTCTCAGGACTGTTCAGCAAGGCATTGGTCGGCGCACTGGCACAACGTACCGCCAGCCACCTGATTGGTAAACTTTTATGAATGACAGGATGACAACGCACTATGGCTGAACAAGGCAGTTTTCCATTAGGGATGGCAGAAGAAGGCGCAACAGTACGCATCGTTGCGCTGCGTGGCGGAGCAATGCTGGACAAGCGTGTGACCGAAATGGGTTTGAATGTCGGCAGTGAAATCACCGTGCGCCAACGCCAAGGCGGCGGGCTGGTAGTATCACGCGGCGAAACCCGCTTCGCACTAGGCGGAGGCATGGCACACAAAATTATGGTAGAGGCGGTATGACAATCTGCCCCTGCACCGCTAACCCGATGGAGACTCCCAATGACACTTAAAGAATTGCAAGTCGGCGACCGTGCCAAAATCAGCGGCTTTCTGGAAGGCGGTGGTGCTTACCGCCGCAAGCTACTGTCGATGGGCTTAACCCCCGGTGCTGAAATCGGCATCACCCGTGTTGCCCCGATGGGCGATCCGGTGGAAATCCGCGTGCGCGGTTTCGCCTTGACCATCCGCAAGGATGAAGCCGAAGTCCTGTCAGTGGAGAAACTGTCATGAATACCCGTTACACCATCGGCTTGGTCGGCAACCCCAATTGCGGCAAAACCACCTTGTTCAATGCTCTGACGGGTTCCAAGCAACGGGTCGGCAACTGGCCGGGCGTAACGGTTGAACGCAAGGTTGGCGAATACAAGCTGGACGACACCCGCTTTGAAGTCGTGGATTTACCCGGCACGTATTCGCTGGATGTGGTTGACCGCGAAGTGTCACTGGATGAAAAAGTTGCTCGCGATTACGTCCACGCCAATGAAGCCGATTTAATCATCAATATCGTCGATGCCTCCAATCTGGAACGTAATCTCTACCTCACCAGCCAGCTTGCCGAAATGCGCGTACCGCTGCTGGTCGTGGTCAATATGATTGACGTGGCAGAAACCAAAGGCATGAAAGTCGATACTGCCGCCCTGTCACAACAACTCGGTTGCCCGTTATTCCGGTAATTGCCTCGGAAGGCGACGGGGTGGATGTGCTAAAACAGGCCATTAAAACCGCCGTCGTCAAACAGCCACGTCCCACGGTGCAATTCCAGTACGACGCGGCTCTTGAACAGGCTGTCAACACCCTTGCCCGACAGCTCGAAACAGCCGCAAGCACCAGTGGCGTTGCCCCGCGCTGGCTGGCAATCCGCCTGTTAGAAGGCGATGATCTGGCACGCCAAGCGGCGGGTGACGCACTCGCAACGGGTGCAGCACAGCAAGCCGCGCTCTTGGGTGATGACATTGACATTATGGTGGCGGATGCACGGTATGGTCTTGCTAACCGCATCGCCAACCAAGCCGTCAGCATGACCGGGCAAGCCAGCCGTGACATCACCGACCGTATTGACCATGTGGTGCTGAACCGGATTTTCGGTATCCCGATCTTCCTGTTCATGATGTATTTGATGTTCATGTTCACCATCAATATCGGTGGCGCGTTTATTGACTTCTTTGACCAGCTTGCCGCCACCGTGTTTGTGGATGGATTCGGTGAATTGCTGAGCCATCTGGGTGCGCCAGAATGGTTACGGGTCTTGCTTGCCAACGGTATCGGCGGCGGTTTACAGACCGTGGCAACCTTCATTCCGGTGATTGGCTTTTTGTACCTGTTCCTGTCAGCACTGGAAGATTCCGGCTACATGGCGCGGGCGGCGTTCGTGATGGATCGGTTCATGCGCTGGGTGGGTTTGCCGGGTAAATCCTTTGTGCCGCTGATTGTCGGGTTTGGCTGCAATGTGCCTGCGATCATGGCGACCCGCACGCTGGAACACCGCCGTGACCGCCTGATCACCATTGCTATGGCTCCTTTCATGTCTTGCGGGCGCGGTTGCCAGTGTATGTGTTGTTTGCCGCAGCTTTTTTCCCGCAGGGGGCACAAAACGTGGTGTTTGGCCTGTACCTGATCGGGATTGCCGTAGCGGTACTGACCGGGCTGGTGCTAAAGCATTCCTTGCTCGAAGGCGAGGCAACGCCGTTTATCATGGAATTGCCGCCTTACCATTTGCCCACCTGAAAGGCATCCTCACGCATGCATGGTCACGCTTGAAGAGTTTTATCGTCAAAGCGGGGCGTATTATCGTGCCAATGGTACTGGTGCTGAACGTGTTGAATGCGCTGGGAACCGATGGCAGTTTCGGCAATGAAGACAGTGACAAGTCAGTATTGGCGGAAGTCGGCGTACCTTGCCCGGCATTCTCACCGATGGGGTTGCACGAGGATAATTGGCCTGCTGCCGTCGGGATTTTCACCGGGGTACTGGCGAAAGAGGCCGTGGTCGGCACGCTGGATGCGGCGTATACCGCATTGGGTAAACAGGATGCCGCCGAGGCTGGCACGGCTGCCGAGGAAGCAACACCGTTCAGCCTGCCAGCGGGTATTGCGGCGGCTTTTGCCACTATCCCCACCAATCTGGCAGGTGCGCTGGGTACATGGACTGACCCGCTGGGCGTAAACGTGGGTGATGTCAGCGACCAAAACGCGGTAGCGGAAGAGCAAGGGTTGCCGACAGCACGTTTGGTGCAATGGCGGCGCGGTTTGACGGGGCTGCGGGGGCATTTGCTTACCTGTTGTTCATCTTGCTGTATTTTCCTTGCACGGCGGCAATTGCAGCGGTGTATCAGGAGTCCGGGATGCGCTGGACGCTGTTTGTGGCTGGGTGGACAACCGGGCTGGGTTACGGGCTGGCGACGCTGTATTACCAAAGTGCGACGTTTGCACGGCATCCGGGTACGTCGGGTATGTGGATAGGAATTGTGTTGGCCTGTTTGGTTTCGGCGTTCCTGATATTGCACTGGCTGGGGCGGCGCGAGGTTGGTGTGCCGCTGCCACAACAAGCCTAAGCCACAAGGGTAAGCATGATCCTGTCACGGATAACTGCGTATTTGCGCGAACACAAACGTGCCAGCCTGTTGGATATGTCCTACGCGCTGGAAGCAACCCCGGACGCACTCAAAGCCATGCTCTCCACACTGGAACGCAAAGGGCGGGTACGCCGCTTGCCAGCGGCACGGCCTGTGGCGGTGGGTGCAGCAAGTGTGACCCGCACAGCGTGGAATTATACGAGTGGGTCGATGCGTAAGGCATTGCTGGTAATCGGCATTCACCGCGAGGAACGCGCTTTCGGTGAAGCCGTCGCCAGTAGCCTTGACCCTACCCTGTTTGACGTATTGGTGATCCCCGACGGTCTGTCGGGGCAACACCCCGCCCTGACCAGCGTTTCCATTTCGAGATGCTGCACCGCGAACTTTACCACCAGCTTTTGCCACATGTGACGGGGCATTACCCGCTGCTGGTGGATTTGCATGCCGGGGTTGATGAACAGGGTTTGTGCATTGATTTGTTCTGCAATCAGCCACAACGGCTGGAAGGCTTGCCTGCCTTGCTGGAGAGGATGGCAGATAGTGAGCTGCCTACAGCGGCGGTGCGGGTGGTGCATTTGCTCAAGGGCAAGGGTGGCACTGCGAGTGGGCTGGTGGCGGAAACGGTGATCCCGGCAGAGATTTGGTGTAACCGCCGGTTTTTGTATTTGGGGTGGAGGTGTTTTTGTCGGCACGTGGGGCGGGTACGACGCAGGAACAGGATTTTACCCGGCGGTTTTCGGGCGGGCTGGTGCGCGGATTGATCCGTGAAGCTGCTTGATTGACACATCACCCACGCAACAAGCCAATGAAACCCATCAGCCACGGCTTGCCCATATCTTCTTTGCGCACCACCAGCCACAGTTGCTTGGTCAAGGGGTCGGCGGGAAATAACAGGCACAAATCCTCCCGCCAGGCACTGCGTTCTGCCAGCCACGCCGGTATCACCGCCACTCCGCGCCCACTTGCCACCATACCCAGCATCAACTCCGTATCCCCAACCGTCTTATGGTAGCGCGGCTCCAGTCCGGCGGGTTG containing:
- the bfr gene encoding bacterioferritin, with protein sequence MKGNDRVIDVLKTLLAGELAARDQYFIHSRMCDDWGLSKLYEHYEHERQEESAHADAIIRRILFLEGVPDLNNQDSLNVGSDVPSMFKNDLALEYHVVGALKAAMKICEEEQDYVTREMLRSQLDDTEQDHAYYLEKQLGLINKIGLQNYLQSQM
- the bfr gene encoding bacterioferritin; translation: MKGNPDINRSLNLVLRSQLTAINQYFLHARMCKNWGLEGFNKHEYKRSIKAMKQADELIERILFLEALPNLQDLGKLYLGEDVPEIIANDLRLAGEVVAELRSVIAACEQAQDYVTRDMLQEILEEEEEQIDWLESQQWAIQNAGLPDYLQSMMNA
- a CDS encoding nitroreductase family protein; amino-acid sequence: MGTVSFPANKIHRQNELDSCVPWRFYALDQASCLTLAHCLLDNGAGNVTEDSTIIRMLAAAGSVVLSTWLPEPDHSSKAQHMNEEHLAGTAAAVQNLLLAGEARDLQTYWSSGGVLASSECFKLCGIPTEQKLLGAIFMFPPKQTAPLTFTKANCATNAAHRIAGARGYH
- a CDS encoding HMA2 domain-containing protein, with amino-acid sequence MAAIPNLNFDTAALLRLRQHLNIVHHIPGRIRLRLGMALWSSSAQLDRNQFQRLLDGLEGIRDVRINPAVASVTIEYNPKHIPPTTGKRCCMATTKPPAPYWMTG
- a CDS encoding magnetosome protein MamC, translating into MSDHYPVAQNQMQYPQTAQNPVPTCSLSALANMAIAGAVIGGSAAAAKNLRRVQQEEIQSREALIDTGKTALSSAVATAAATAAATTVAGVVSHAVADRSCCAWQ
- a CDS encoding HAD family hydrolase; amino-acid sequence: MAKLVVLHETPARLRVRLPALAERDFNPVGLESWLESQQGIKDVRINLKAASVAVDFDPTCTGRSAILTRLSAFRSSQVGEARGQSNSTVTDIAPLVSSAATLALMPFLTPAQRRTLSIADAAPTLLNGLDTFIHHGIEMEVLDALAIGLAGFKGEAYSASITTFLLALGEYLEHQTERKSDKLLRRLLQPEPAPAWVEREGELVKIPGTEVKVGEIVVVGIGETVPVNRQRGRRRCPAQSGSRDWRRFASTQGTTPSRRRRQRGGRRPHPHRSPAGRL
- a CDS encoding P-type ATPase yields the protein MTGEDLPVRKEQRHRVVAGSVVEEGRIRIEAQRVGSDTTTARVANFIQSSLESRSDTQRMADELADKRVWFTLITGGLVYAVTRDLTRLQSVFWWIIPAPSSWVHPWRSSPVCTAPPPTGY
- a CDS encoding HAD-IC family P-type ATPase; translation: MAFKSGLYRAATHGVLMRGGSAIEHLAEVDTIVFDKTGTLTHSELVVTDVVVLDKSHLDEDALLALVASIEEHASHPLAQAVVDAAKERDLQHITHGEIDYLVAHGLTTDVDGKRVVIGSRHFLEEHHNILFAKHETAIDRLQDEGKTLLYVGAAAQGRKVAKPIGIVALRDTLRADAVYAINRLRSLGITQAIMITGDKRSKAEALAAELGLDAVHAEVAPEEKAAIIQQLQAQGRKVAFVGDGINDGPALSVAEVGIAMPRGADIARATADIVLMDDRLAAVADARELAGRTMKLIRSNFNIAVGVNTAVLAGAVLGKLSPVMSAVLHNGTTIGVLLRSLVGVDIDGLADNKQAKRR
- a CDS encoding heavy-metal-associated domain-containing protein, whose translation is MTAIDYMHHTPGRLRLKGRHFNCHGVTARRAVTALEATPGVETVKFNKHAGSLTVHYDPQRLTHEELINTLEIAGCIRTPAVSRHTMRHPPQPVKKSQDCSARHWSAHWHNVPPAT
- a CDS encoding FeoA family protein, producing MAEQGSFPLGMAEEGATVRIVALRGGAMLDKRVTEMGLNVGSEITVRQRQGGGLVVSRGETRFALGGGMAHKIMVEAV
- a CDS encoding FeoA family protein, with the protein product MTLKELQVGDRAKISGFLEGGGAYRRKLLSMGLTPGAEIGITRVAPMGDPVEIRVRGFALTIRKDEAEVLSVEKLS
- a CDS encoding FeoB small GTPase domain-containing protein → MNTRYTIGLVGNPNCGKTTLFNALTGSKQRVGNWPGVTVERKVGEYKLDDTRFEVVDLPGTYSLDVVDREVSLDEKVARDYVHANEADLIINIVDASNLERNLYLTSQLAEMRVPLLVVVNMIDVAETKGMKVDTAALSQQLGCPLFR
- a CDS encoding nucleoside recognition domain-containing protein, which produces MPVIPVIASEGDGVDVLKQAIKTAVVKQPRPTVQFQYDAALEQAVNTLARQLETAASTSGVAPRWLAIRLLEGDDLARQAAGDALATGAAQQAALLGDDIDIMVADARYGLANRIANQAVSMTGQASRDITDRIDHVVLNRIFGIPIFLFMMYLMFMFTINIGGAFIDFFDQLAATVFVDGFGELLSHLGAPEWLRVLLANGIGGGLQTVATFIPVIGFLYLFLSALEDSGYMARAAFVMDRFMRWVGLPGKSFVPLIVGFGCNVPAIMATRTLEHRRDRLITIAMAPFMSCGRGCQCMCCLPQLFSRRGHKTWCLACT
- a CDS encoding nucleoside recognition domain-containing protein, translating into MKSFIVKAGRIIVPMVLVLNVLNALGTDGSFGNEDSDKSVLAEVGVPCPAFSPMGLHEDNWPAAVGIFTGVLAKEAVVGTLDAAYTALGKQDAAEAGTAAEEATPFSLPAGIAAAFATIPTNLAGALGTWTDPLGVNVGDVSDQNAVAEEQGLPTARLVQWRRGLTGLRGHLLTCCSSCCIFLARRQLQRCIRSPGCAGRCLWLGGQPGWVTGWRRCITKVRRLHGIRVRRVCG
- a CDS encoding FeoC-like transcriptional regulator, translating into MILSRITAYLREHKRASLLDMSYALEATPDALKAMLSTLERKGRVRRLPAARPVAVGAASVTRTAWNYTSGSMRKALLVIGIHREERAFGEAVASSLDPTLFDVLVIPDGLSGQHPALTSVSISRCCTANFTTSFCHM